Proteins co-encoded in one Siniperca chuatsi isolate FFG_IHB_CAS linkage group LG11, ASM2008510v1, whole genome shotgun sequence genomic window:
- the btbd3b gene encoding BTB/POZ domain-containing protein 3, with protein MVDAKGRNMKCLTFFLMLPESVKSKSSKSSKKGNASGSSKLPPVCYEIITLRSKKKKKMAADIFPTKKPACTTTVQQYQQQNLNNNNTIQNCNWQGLYSTIRERNSVMFNNELMADVHFVVGQPGRTQRLPGHRYVLAVGSSVFHAMFYGELAENNDEIHIPDVEPAAFLAMLKYIYCDEIDLSADTVLATLYAAKKYIVPHLARACVNFLETSLSAKNACVLLSQSCLFEEPELTQRCWEVIDAQAELALRSEGFCDIDAQTLESILQRETLNAKEIVVFEATLNWAEAECQRQELTSSTDNKRKVLGKAMYLIRIPTMALDDFANGAAQSGVLTLNETNDIFLWYTAAKKPELEFVSQPRKGLTPQRCHRFQSCAYRSNQWRYRGRCDSIQFAVDKRVFIAGFGLYGSSCGSAEYSAKIELKRQGVLLGQNLSKYFSDGSSNTFPVWFEYPVQIEPDTFYTASVVLDGNELSYFGQEGMTEVQCGKVTFQFQCSSDSTNGTGVQGGQIPELIFYA; from the exons ATGGTCGATGCCAAGGGAAGGAATATGAAATGTCTGACTTTCTTCTTAATGCTTCCCGAGTCAGTGAAAAGTAAGTCAAGTAAAAGCTCCAAGAAAGGGAATGCCAGTGGCAGCTCCAAGCTGCCCCCAGTCTGTTATGAGATAATCACTCTGAggagcaagaagaagaagaagatggcaGCGGACATTTTTCCAACCAAAAAGCCGGCATGCACCACCACAGTGCAACAGTACCAGCAGCAGaacctcaacaacaacaacaccataCAGAACTGTAACTGGCAAGGACTCTACTCCACTATAAGAGAAAG AAATTCAGTAATGTTCAACAATGAGCTGATGGCAGATGTTCACTTTGTGGTGGGTCAGCCTGGAAGGACCCAGCGGCTGCCAGGACACAGA TATGTTTTGGCTGTGGGCAGCTCAGTGTTCCACGCAATGTTTTATGGTGAACTGGCAGAGAACAACGATGAAATCCATATTCCAGATGTGGAACCGGCAGCATTTCTGGCAATGCTGAA GTACATTTACTGTGATGAGATTGACCTGAGCGCTGACACAGTGTTGGCCACCCTTTATGCTGCCAAGAAGTACATTGTCCCTCACCTGGCACGTGCCTGTGTCAACTTCCTGGAGACCAGCCTGAGTGCCAAGAACGCCTGCGTGTTACTCTCTCAGAGCTGCCTGTTCGAGGAGCCAGAGCTGACACAGCGCTGCTGGGAGGTGATTGATGCCCAGGCCGAGCTGGCGTTACGCTCGGAGGGCTTCTGCGACATTGACGCCCAGACCCTGGAGAGTATCCTACAGCGTGAGACACTCAATGCTAAAGAGATAGTGGTATTTGAGGCGACGCTCAACTGGGCTGAGGCTGAGTGCCAGAGACAGGAGCTCACCTCGTCGACTGATAACAAGCGTAAGGTTTTGGGCAAGGCCATGTACCTGATACGTATCCCTACGATGGCTCTGGATGATTTTGCCAATGGAGCAGCCCAGTCGGGCGTGTTGACGCTTAATGAGACCAATGACATCTTCCTGTGGTACACAGCAGCCAAGAAACCTGAGCTGGAGTTTGTCAGCCAGCCTAGAAAGGGCCTGACACCCCAGCGCTGCCACAGATTCCAATCCTGTGCCTACCGAAGCAATCAGTGGCGTTATCGGGGCCGATGTGACAGTATACAGTTTGCAGTGGATAAAAGAGTTTTCATCGCTGGGTTTGGACTGTATGGATCTAGCTGTGGCTCAGCAGAATACAGTGCCAAGATTGAGTTAAAACGTCAAGGAGTACTGCTGGGACAAAATCTCAGCAAATACTTCTCTGATGGTTCCAGCAACACCTTCCCAGTCTGGTTTGAGTATCCAGTCCAGATCGAACCTGACACCTTCTACACTGCCAGTGTGGTTCTGGATGGGAACGAGCTGAGCTACTTTGGACAGGAGGGGATGACAGAGGTGCAGTGTGGGAAAGTTACATTTCAGTTCCAGTGCTCCTCGGACAGCACTAACGGCACTGGGGTGCAGGGGGGACAGATTCCAGAGCTCATCTTCTACGCTTGA